The following are from one region of the Stanieria cyanosphaera PCC 7437 genome:
- a CDS encoding Bax inhibitor-1/YccA family protein, protein MSNTSNFRQAIREAKGQALLGPNVIANALPYLGGGLILTALGTYGGLGVINARPDLFMPTFIGAVIAELVLFFIARGVAEKGDNSTALPLLALYSLLSGYTLSGLVFVALSTSGVGIPGIGIAAAGCGVTFIVGRNIGSNLSESDGLALAQTVRLGVIALLVVLVAQLGLAFFGVYTPGWLEIAISGIGVALFVGSAVVDFYILPRAYRNDQYLPAALSMYLTYINLFVFILRLLIALNSRD, encoded by the coding sequence ATGAGTAATACAAGCAATTTTCGCCAAGCGATTAGAGAAGCTAAAGGACAAGCTTTACTTGGACCCAATGTTATCGCTAACGCTTTACCATATCTCGGTGGCGGTCTAATTCTTACTGCTTTGGGTACTTATGGTGGTTTGGGGGTGATTAATGCTCGCCCTGACCTATTTATGCCTACTTTTATCGGTGCAGTAATCGCTGAATTAGTTTTATTTTTTATCGCTCGTGGAGTAGCAGAAAAAGGAGATAATAGCACAGCTTTACCTTTATTAGCTCTCTACAGTCTTTTATCTGGCTATACTCTTAGTGGTTTAGTTTTTGTGGCTCTCAGTACTTCGGGAGTCGGTATTCCAGGTATTGGTATTGCAGCAGCAGGTTGCGGTGTCACTTTTATTGTCGGTCGTAATATTGGTTCTAACCTTTCCGAGAGCGATGGTTTAGCTTTGGCTCAAACTGTTCGTTTGGGAGTTATCGCTTTACTGGTTGTTCTTGTAGCTCAACTAGGTTTGGCTTTTTTTGGAGTTTACACTCCTGGTTGGCTAGAAATTGCCATTTCTGGAATTGGTGTGGCTTTATTTGTAGGTTCAGCAGTCGTAGATTTTTATATTCTTCCTCGTGCTTATCGTAACGACCAATATCTACCTGCTGCTCTTTCGATGTATCTTACTTACATTAATCTGTTTGTCTTTATCTTACGACTTCTAATTGCCCTCAACAGTCGTGACTAA
- a CDS encoding tetratricopeptide repeat protein has translation MDQAIDVLFEEGLAKYQAGEPPEQLIPYFQSLCDRAPKNASAWTCLAWLYLLTEQPNKALKAAQKSVKIDARDPQARINLALAMLDSEEKGVRPHIELVQRAIAFDNRFKDEIETNIKDGLTRKPDWKSLQRINSWLFE, from the coding sequence ATGGATCAAGCTATAGATGTTCTGTTTGAAGAAGGTTTGGCGAAATATCAGGCAGGAGAACCACCAGAACAACTAATTCCATATTTCCAATCCCTGTGCGATCGCGCTCCTAAAAATGCTTCTGCCTGGACTTGTTTAGCTTGGCTTTATCTGTTAACCGAGCAACCGAATAAAGCTCTCAAAGCAGCACAAAAAAGTGTCAAAATTGATGCTCGCGATCCTCAAGCTCGAATTAATTTAGCTCTAGCTATGTTAGATTCTGAAGAGAAGGGAGTTAGACCCCATATTGAGCTAGTCCAAAGAGCGATCGCGTTTGACAATCGCTTCAAAGATGAAATTGAAACCAATATCAAAGATGGATTAACCAGAAAACCTGACTGGAAAAGCTTGCAACGCATTAACAGTTGGTTGTTTGAATAA
- a CDS encoding M48 family metallopeptidase produces the protein MNLMKQVLTGLKADDFRHPLDLQATTTLKQLPGLDLAIRSLLGSVAEQFFYLNNIAASVLVSEKQLPQLHKLLLEACQVLDLEPPQLYVQQNPVPNAYTFAMRGKQPFMVLHTSLIEMLTAEEIQAVIAHELGHLKCEHGVYLTMANIMVLAANLLPTWGTILAQSLQEQMLQWIRCAEFSCDRAALLATQNPQVVMSVLMKLAGGSPRLASQLNLDAFIEQAKAYDSATEDQLGELLKNAQTAQLTHPVPVIRAREIERWASSAEYQNLLVKGTKELQGGWRNW, from the coding sequence ATGAATTTAATGAAACAAGTATTAACGGGACTAAAGGCGGATGATTTTCGCCATCCCCTTGACTTACAGGCTACCACTACCTTAAAACAATTACCAGGTTTAGATTTAGCAATTCGCAGTTTACTCGGTTCGGTAGCAGAACAGTTTTTTTATCTCAACAATATTGCAGCTAGTGTTTTAGTTAGTGAGAAGCAATTACCTCAATTACATAAGTTATTACTAGAAGCTTGTCAAGTTTTAGATTTAGAACCCCCTCAATTATACGTTCAACAAAACCCTGTCCCTAACGCCTATACTTTTGCGATGCGGGGCAAACAACCCTTTATGGTGCTTCATACTTCTTTAATTGAGATGTTAACTGCCGAAGAAATTCAGGCAGTCATTGCTCATGAATTAGGGCATCTCAAGTGTGAACACGGGGTTTATCTGACTATGGCTAATATTATGGTCTTAGCAGCCAACTTGCTTCCTACCTGGGGAACAATTTTAGCTCAGTCCTTACAAGAGCAAATGTTGCAATGGATACGTTGTGCCGAATTTAGTTGCGATCGCGCTGCTTTACTCGCTACGCAAAATCCTCAAGTAGTCATGTCTGTCTTAATGAAACTTGCTGGTGGTTCTCCTCGTCTAGCTTCTCAGTTAAATTTAGATGCTTTTATTGAGCAAGCTAAAGCTTACGATAGTGCCACTGAAGATCAATTAGGAGAACTGCTAAAAAACGCCCAAACAGCCCAATTAACCCATCCTGTGCCTGTAATTCGAGCCAGAGAAATAGAAAGATGGGCAAGTTCGGCAGAATATCAAAATTTATTAGTTAAAGGAACAAAAGAACTTCAAGGTGGCTGGCGTAATTGGTAA
- a CDS encoding glycosyltransferase family 9 protein, with protein sequence MRILALVPGGIGDQILFFPTLETLKSKYPNAVIDVLVEPRAKAAYRICKNVDDVLIFDYKDRSSLADYLNLLGIIRDQEYDVALTTGSPWFVELLLWLNGIPVRVGYKNNNAWLLSSSVPFKSEQYKAHTYHDLLAGLGINVPCPPIQINVPKNDINWTENETNRLDIKDSGYILLYSSSELYPLASWQKIVTDICSKQPELPIVLLQDANNGKWISAVQQTVPSLKIITPTDLGKLAATVAGANLLLCTVSIPMYLAIATGTYAIALSSSTEEKLLPPKSDSYLSLQSSTGKLADLKPDQVLEQVWRS encoded by the coding sequence ATGCGAATACTAGCCCTCGTTCCTGGTGGAATTGGCGATCAAATTCTCTTTTTTCCTACTCTTGAAACTCTCAAGAGTAAATACCCCAACGCCGTGATTGATGTTTTAGTAGAACCCCGTGCTAAAGCTGCCTATCGAATCTGTAAAAATGTCGATGATGTTTTGATATTTGACTACAAAGATCGCAGTAGTCTAGCTGATTATCTAAATCTTCTAGGTATTATTCGTGATCAAGAATATGATGTTGCTTTAACTACTGGATCTCCCTGGTTTGTTGAACTATTACTTTGGCTCAATGGAATTCCTGTTCGAGTTGGGTATAAAAACAACAATGCTTGGTTACTTTCTAGTTCAGTTCCTTTTAAATCAGAACAGTATAAAGCTCATACCTATCATGATTTATTAGCAGGATTGGGAATCAATGTTCCTTGTCCTCCAATTCAAATTAATGTACCTAAAAACGACATTAATTGGACAGAAAACGAAACCAATCGCTTAGATATCAAAGATAGTGGTTATATTCTGCTTTATAGCAGTTCAGAACTTTATCCTCTTGCTAGCTGGCAAAAAATAGTGACAGATATTTGCTCAAAACAACCAGAGCTACCCATTGTCTTGCTACAGGATGCCAATAATGGAAAATGGATTAGTGCTGTTCAACAAACTGTTCCATCTTTAAAAATCATTACACCTACTGATCTAGGTAAATTAGCTGCTACTGTAGCAGGAGCTAACCTGTTACTTTGTACGGTTAGTATTCCCATGTATCTAGCTATAGCTACTGGTACTTACGCGATCGCTTTATCTAGTTCTACTGAGGAAAAATTACTTCCTCCGAAGAGCGACAGTTATCTCAGTCTTCAATCATCGACTGGAAAACTAGCCGATCTCAAACCAGATCAAGTTCTCGAACAAGTTTGGCGCAGCTAA
- the ispD gene encoding 2-C-methyl-D-erythritol 4-phosphate cytidylyltransferase, whose translation MYLLIPAAGMGRRMGSDRNKLLLQLQGKPLLAWTLLAAESAQTIQWIGIMGQPLDFPNFKAMITQLSLTKPIELIQGGQTRQESVYNGLQALPDTAKQVLIHDGARCLATPDLFDRCADALADCQGLIAAIPVKDTIKIVDSSGYIQDTPDRSKLWAAQTPQGFEVQLLKQAHQKGRHLGWQVTDDAALFERCQLPVKIVMGEETNLKITTPVDLAIAQFILQQRG comes from the coding sequence ATGTATTTATTAATTCCTGCTGCGGGAATGGGTCGTCGAATGGGTAGCGATCGCAATAAACTTTTATTACAATTGCAGGGAAAGCCTTTACTAGCCTGGACTTTACTAGCAGCAGAGTCTGCTCAAACTATTCAATGGATTGGGATTATGGGGCAACCCCTTGATTTTCCCAATTTTAAGGCGATGATTACTCAACTTTCTTTAACTAAACCGATTGAACTGATCCAAGGTGGCCAAACCCGTCAAGAGTCGGTTTATAATGGCTTACAAGCTCTACCAGATACAGCCAAGCAAGTTTTAATCCATGATGGAGCAAGATGTTTGGCTACACCAGATTTATTTGACCGTTGTGCGGATGCTTTGGCGGATTGTCAAGGTTTGATTGCAGCCATTCCCGTCAAAGACACGATCAAAATTGTTGATAGTTCGGGATATATCCAGGATACCCCAGACCGCAGCAAGCTCTGGGCTGCCCAAACTCCCCAAGGATTTGAGGTTCAATTATTAAAACAAGCTCATCAAAAAGGGCGTCACTTGGGGTGGCAGGTAACTGATGACGCTGCTTTGTTTGAAAGATGTCAACTCCCGGTCAAAATTGTGATGGGAGAAGAAACCAACCTCAAAATTACCACTCCTGTAGATCTCGCGATCGCGCAATTTATTCTTCAGCAACGAGGCTAA
- the trpA gene encoding tryptophan synthase subunit alpha, translated as MISVSACFQALKQRSECALIPFITAGDPDLETTVKALKVLANNGADLIELGVPYSDPLADGPTIQAAATRALQQGVTLDDVLAVVKEVRTEIEIPIILFNYYNPIYYLGIKTFLEKIKAAGVQGLVVPDLPLEEAEILLTPATELGIEVTLLVAPTSPIERIKAIATKSQGFIYLVSVTGVTGMRTQVATRVGDLLVDLRSVTDKPIGVGFGISSPEQAKQVKEWGADAAIVGSAFVKRLASENPKEGLKEIGDFCRSLKQAIS; from the coding sequence ATGATTTCTGTTTCTGCCTGCTTTCAAGCTCTTAAGCAACGTTCTGAATGCGCTTTAATTCCTTTTATTACTGCTGGCGATCCTGATTTGGAAACAACAGTTAAAGCTTTAAAAGTGCTGGCAAATAATGGAGCCGATCTAATTGAATTAGGTGTGCCTTATTCCGATCCTCTGGCGGATGGCCCTACAATTCAAGCTGCTGCTACCAGGGCGTTACAACAAGGAGTAACGTTAGATGATGTTTTGGCAGTAGTTAAAGAAGTAAGAACAGAAATTGAGATTCCGATTATTCTTTTTAATTACTACAATCCCATTTATTATTTGGGAATAAAAACTTTTTTGGAGAAAATTAAGGCAGCAGGAGTACAAGGTTTAGTTGTTCCCGATCTTCCTTTAGAAGAAGCAGAAATACTGCTGACACCAGCTACAGAATTGGGGATCGAAGTTACACTATTAGTTGCCCCCACTAGCCCGATTGAGAGAATTAAAGCGATCGCAACTAAATCCCAAGGTTTTATTTATTTAGTTTCTGTAACTGGTGTGACTGGGATGCGAACTCAAGTTGCTACTCGCGTAGGCGATTTATTGGTTGATTTGCGCTCAGTAACGGATAAACCGATTGGAGTAGGATTTGGCATTTCCTCTCCCGAACAAGCCAAACAAGTCAAGGAATGGGGGGCTGATGCAGCCATTGTTGGTAGTGCTTTTGTTAAACGTTTAGCTTCAGAAAACCCGAAGGAAGGGTTAAAAGAAATTGGTGATTTTTGTCGGAGTTTAAAACAGGCAATTTCTTAG
- a CDS encoding DUF3007 family protein yields MRRIDVIAIALGVFIAGGMIYLILQFVGVDDLSAGIWTQTILVAGLFGWLVTYLFRVFTKNMTYNRQLEEYEDAVLEKRLSEMSPEELAKLQAEVEAEKKAQDRS; encoded by the coding sequence ATGCGTAGAATTGATGTAATTGCGATCGCTTTGGGTGTCTTTATAGCTGGCGGAATGATTTATCTAATCTTGCAATTTGTGGGAGTAGATGATCTTTCTGCTGGTATTTGGACACAAACTATTTTAGTAGCTGGGTTATTTGGTTGGTTAGTAACCTATTTATTTCGGGTTTTTACTAAAAATATGACCTATAATCGACAGCTTGAAGAATACGAAGATGCAGTTTTAGAAAAGCGTCTATCAGAAATGTCCCCAGAAGAATTAGCTAAATTGCAAGCTGAAGTAGAAGCGGAAAAAAAAGCTCAGGATCGTTCCTGA
- the ndhL gene encoding NAD(P)H-quinone oxidoreductase subunit L encodes MLAIETTTLVALIYLVLSGVYLLVLPAMIYFYLKSRWYVASSIERVFMYFLVFLCFPGMLLLSPFLNFRPKRRAV; translated from the coding sequence ATGCTAGCAATAGAAACTACTACTCTAGTCGCTTTAATATATTTAGTTTTGAGCGGTGTTTATTTATTAGTGCTACCCGCAATGATTTATTTTTATCTCAAAAGTCGCTGGTATGTGGCTAGTTCGATTGAGAGGGTATTTATGTACTTTTTAGTTTTTCTGTGTTTTCCTGGAATGTTACTATTAAGTCCCTTTCTCAATTTCCGTCCCAAGCGTCGCGCTGTTTAA
- a CDS encoding ABC transporter substrate-binding protein: protein MFAIFFNKYFKYILISGAICLTIVACVNFSQSEKLVSESGKLSQSSQSSQVGVPAQKTVLEIWWDKGFNSEEDEALQQLINNWEQQSGYQIKLSFYGTDELFKKVERQLQSGDLPDLIAMFKGEKSLTARLAWEGKLADVSTVIKPIENLYTKDVLKTANLYNDVEKKRSYYALPIHQATMHVYYWRDFLEQIGYSDSDIPKDWDNFWKFWQKAQDELEIKQKTKIYGMGLPLSIEAGDTYQTFEQILEAYNIPILDAQGKLSVDRPEVRQGIIQVLDWYKESYQGGYFPPEALQWLNPDNNRSFLNRDVLMTTNDTLSIPAAVRQDPDTYKKKLGILELPNKPNGEPMRYLVTIQQVILLADSKHQEAAKDFLTYLIKPEINGNFLKVAGGRHSPVLKSVWQDSFWKDRKDPHIFTATHTFTKQPQRIYYTYLNPAYSIVLKENVWGQALKKVLVNNTSSEQAADSAIAQIKQIFAQW from the coding sequence ATGTTTGCAATCTTTTTCAATAAATATTTCAAATATATTTTGATTTCAGGTGCTATCTGTTTAACAATTGTTGCTTGTGTCAATTTTTCTCAATCTGAGAAATTAGTATCTGAGTCTGGAAAGCTATCTCAGTCAAGTCAATCGTCACAAGTCGGTGTTCCTGCTCAAAAGACAGTTTTGGAAATCTGGTGGGATAAAGGCTTTAATTCTGAGGAAGATGAAGCTTTACAACAATTAATCAACAATTGGGAACAGCAAAGTGGTTATCAAATTAAGTTGTCTTTTTATGGAACTGATGAACTGTTTAAGAAAGTAGAAAGACAATTGCAATCGGGAGATTTACCAGATCTAATTGCCATGTTTAAAGGAGAAAAATCTCTGACAGCACGTTTGGCGTGGGAAGGAAAATTAGCAGATGTTTCTACAGTAATTAAACCGATTGAAAATCTTTATACTAAAGACGTTTTAAAGACAGCTAATCTCTACAATGATGTTGAAAAAAAACGTAGTTATTACGCGCTGCCTATTCATCAGGCGACTATGCACGTTTATTACTGGCGAGATTTTCTAGAACAAATTGGTTATAGTGACAGTGATATTCCTAAAGATTGGGATAATTTTTGGAAATTTTGGCAAAAAGCTCAGGATGAACTGGAAATAAAACAAAAAACTAAGATTTATGGCATGGGTTTGCCTTTATCAATTGAAGCAGGAGATACTTATCAAACTTTTGAACAAATTTTAGAAGCATACAATATTCCTATTCTAGACGCACAAGGAAAGCTAAGCGTCGATCGCCCAGAGGTACGTCAAGGTATTATTCAAGTTTTAGATTGGTATAAAGAATCTTACCAAGGGGGTTATTTTCCACCTGAAGCTTTGCAATGGTTGAATCCAGATAACAATCGTAGTTTTCTGAATCGTGATGTTTTAATGACGACTAATGATACTCTTTCTATTCCAGCAGCAGTTCGTCAAGATCCCGATACTTACAAGAAAAAACTAGGTATTTTGGAGTTACCTAATAAACCTAATGGTGAACCGATGCGTTACTTAGTTACAATTCAACAAGTAATTTTGTTGGCTGATTCAAAACATCAAGAAGCAGCAAAAGACTTTCTGACCTATTTAATTAAACCAGAAATCAATGGTAACTTTTTGAAAGTTGCAGGTGGTCGTCACTCACCAGTATTAAAATCTGTTTGGCAAGATTCTTTTTGGAAAGATCGAAAAGATCCACACATTTTCACTGCTACCCATACCTTTACTAAACAACCACAGCGAATTTATTACACTTATTTAAATCCTGCTTATAGTATTGTTTTGAAAGAGAACGTCTGGGGTCAAGCTTTAAAGAAAGTGTTAGTAAATAATACTTCAAGTGAACAAGCAGCCGATAGTGCGATCGCACAAATTAAACAAATTTTTGCTCAATGGTAA
- a CDS encoding ABC transporter substrate-binding protein, with translation MIIGCSNRPQLMRSPESQFPSQTSTLNIWWEKGFNLEEDEAFQKLVKNWSSKTGHQVKLSFYTTNELLEKTARASQMLESPDLVLSQTGNLTLYPRLAWEGKLADVSELIEPVKSLYDENAIKAITYYNQVESKESYYGIPIYQATIQIFYWQKLLAALGYSQQDIPQNWDDFWQFWLQVQNQSKKQLQKNIYALGFPLSVASSDTYLLFEHLLEAYNLTLVDREGNLLVDQPEIRQGIIQCLEWYSKLYQQSYIPPDAINWLNTDNNRNLLNRVVVMTPNVTLSIPAAVRQDNDIYYNQLGILEFPKKPNGQPMRYLLSIKQAVILRDSTHSNLAKEFLRYLIEPNILAEYIKASGIRNVPVQKPLWQDPFWQNSQDPYLTTTTKILTKCPTRLFYTERNPAYSVVLKNNVWGKALTKIVIDRITPEQAADNAIAEIKQIFANWN, from the coding sequence ATGATCATTGGTTGCTCGAATCGTCCTCAACTAATGCGATCGCCAGAAAGTCAATTTCCTTCTCAAACTTCTACTTTAAATATTTGGTGGGAAAAAGGTTTTAATTTAGAAGAAGATGAAGCTTTTCAAAAACTGGTTAAAAACTGGTCATCAAAAACTGGTCATCAGGTTAAATTATCTTTTTATACTACTAACGAATTATTAGAAAAAACTGCTAGAGCCTCACAAATGCTAGAATCTCCAGATCTAGTGTTAAGTCAAACAGGAAATTTGACTTTGTATCCTCGTTTAGCTTGGGAAGGAAAATTAGCTGATGTTTCAGAACTAATCGAGCCTGTTAAAAGTTTATATGATGAAAATGCTATCAAAGCAATTACTTATTACAATCAAGTAGAAAGTAAGGAAAGTTATTACGGGATACCGATTTATCAAGCCACTATTCAGATTTTTTACTGGCAAAAATTACTAGCAGCTTTAGGTTATTCTCAGCAAGATATTCCGCAAAATTGGGATGATTTTTGGCAATTTTGGCTTCAAGTGCAAAATCAATCCAAAAAGCAATTACAAAAAAATATTTACGCTTTAGGATTTCCTCTTTCAGTTGCTTCGTCAGATACTTATTTATTGTTTGAACATCTTTTAGAAGCTTACAATCTTACTTTAGTAGATCGCGAAGGTAACTTATTAGTCGATCAACCAGAAATTCGTCAGGGAATTATTCAATGTTTAGAGTGGTATAGCAAATTGTACCAACAAAGTTATATTCCTCCTGATGCAATCAATTGGTTGAATACAGATAATAATCGCAATTTGCTCAATCGGGTGGTAGTAATGACTCCAAATGTCACCCTTTCTATTCCTGCTGCGGTTCGTCAAGACAACGATATTTATTACAATCAATTGGGAATCTTAGAATTTCCTAAAAAACCTAATGGTCAGCCGATGCGTTATTTGTTATCAATTAAACAGGCAGTAATTCTTAGAGATTCAACCCATTCAAACCTTGCTAAAGAATTTTTACGCTATTTAATTGAACCAAACATACTTGCAGAATATATCAAAGCTTCTGGGATTAGGAATGTACCAGTTCAAAAACCTCTTTGGCAAGACCCCTTTTGGCAAAACTCACAAGATCCATATCTAACTACTACCACAAAAATTTTAACCAAATGTCCAACTCGGTTATTTTATACAGAGCGAAATCCAGCTTACAGTGTAGTATTAAAAAATAATGTTTGGGGTAAAGCATTGACTAAAATAGTAATTGATCGGATTACTCCTGAACAAGCAGCCGATAATGCGATCGCAGAAATCAAACAAATTTTTGCTAATTGGAATTGA
- a CDS encoding hybrid sensor histidine kinase/response regulator: MKLWQKSPVDQVVNYFLLLALITVGVVGGVAYFRARQALQQSAFNRLSAAANLKEAEITRWFEDQQRDFLLTTQLPEVQKNLKTLLNHSVVNEQYLNAYQEISQYLTEVVKIKPNLQEIYILDRSNKILLSTNKKREGEYEILANITYVEEVKLGDNFSPIFYVSPFTGKPAITLAKPIRNQQQQRQGMLLINLNLERIDRIVRERTGLGDSGETYLVGSLVSKNTFISRDTKSERDFPDGISSPGIDAAMSGMSGYGTYNNYANFPVLGVYRWLNDQDLALLVEISIDEAYAPARQLASTIILVGLISVLGLSVGVNWLSRQLTLSRQQLEIKAKEAETANRAKSLFLANMSHELRTPLNAILGFAQLMERDERLTSSQQESLAIINRSGEHLLNLINDVLEMSKIEAGRIVMNQESFDLHQLLQTIREMFQFRAESKQLSFNFVLASDVPQYIVSDCRKLRQVLINLLSNAIKFTAQGGVTLRVTSVVATASLTVESATKPITIYFEVTDTGKGIAPEELKQLFHPFVQTATGIESEGGTGLGLSISSQFVELMGGKIEAKSKIGEGSSFSFYIQATLSDASLLKSKSEVKIKHLAPNQPDYRILVVDDQEANCKLLEKLLQTVGFQTRIAQNGQEAIAIWQAWQPHLIWMDMRMPVMDGYTATEKIKQQHDCNTVIIALTASAFEEQRAKILTAGCDDFVRKPFQETIIFAKMAQHLGVKYIYQEETRLNSTSLVTTEDLSFMSEQWVEQLKQAAIAVDADSLTELISQIPATHQSVALQLTELVDSYDFDAIIDLSDKTLPIISIIK, encoded by the coding sequence ATGAAGCTATGGCAAAAATCTCCAGTCGATCAAGTTGTCAATTACTTTCTACTGTTGGCACTGATAACGGTTGGAGTAGTGGGAGGAGTAGCTTATTTTCGAGCTAGACAAGCTTTACAACAATCTGCTTTTAATCGTCTTAGTGCTGCTGCCAACCTCAAAGAAGCTGAGATTACCCGTTGGTTTGAAGATCAACAACGAGATTTTTTATTAACTACTCAATTACCAGAAGTCCAAAAAAATTTAAAAACTCTTCTGAATCATTCTGTTGTTAACGAGCAATATTTAAATGCTTATCAAGAAATTTCGCAATATTTAACAGAAGTAGTTAAAATAAAGCCAAATTTACAAGAAATTTATATTTTAGACCGTAGTAACAAAATTTTGCTTTCTACTAATAAAAAAAGAGAAGGAGAATATGAAATTCTTGCCAATATTACTTATGTAGAAGAAGTTAAATTAGGAGATAATTTTTCCCCTATTTTTTATGTCTCTCCTTTTACAGGCAAACCTGCAATCACTCTAGCTAAACCCATCCGTAACCAACAACAACAACGTCAAGGAATGCTGTTGATTAATCTTAATTTAGAAAGAATAGACCGCATTGTTCGGGAACGTACAGGATTGGGTGATAGTGGTGAAACTTATTTAGTTGGCTCTTTAGTGAGTAAAAATACTTTTATTTCTAGAGACACAAAAAGCGAACGTGACTTTCCTGATGGAATCAGCAGTCCAGGAATTGATGCAGCAATGAGCGGTATGAGTGGTTATGGAACTTATAACAACTATGCCAATTTCCCTGTCTTAGGAGTATATCGTTGGCTTAATGACCAAGATCTGGCTTTATTAGTAGAAATTTCTATCGATGAGGCTTATGCTCCTGCTCGTCAATTAGCCAGCACAATTATTTTAGTAGGTTTAATATCAGTTTTAGGTTTATCTGTTGGTGTTAACTGGTTATCGCGACAATTAACTTTATCTCGTCAACAATTGGAGATCAAAGCTAAAGAAGCAGAAACTGCTAATCGTGCCAAAAGTTTGTTTCTTGCCAATATGAGTCATGAATTGAGAACTCCTCTAAATGCAATTCTCGGTTTTGCTCAGTTAATGGAACGAGATGAACGTTTAACTTCTTCACAACAAGAATCTCTGGCAATTATTAATCGTAGTGGCGAACATCTTCTTAATTTGATTAACGATGTTTTGGAAATGTCGAAAATTGAAGCAGGAAGAATAGTGATGAATCAAGAATCTTTTGATTTACACCAGTTATTGCAGACGATTAGAGAAATGTTTCAATTTCGTGCTGAATCAAAACAACTATCTTTTAATTTTGTTCTAGCTTCTGATGTACCGCAATATATTGTGAGTGATTGTCGTAAATTACGTCAGGTATTAATAAATTTATTGAGTAACGCGATTAAGTTTACTGCACAAGGAGGAGTAACTTTGAGAGTTACATCAGTTGTTGCTACTGCATCTTTGACAGTTGAATCAGCCACAAAACCCATAACTATTTATTTTGAAGTAACTGATACAGGAAAAGGTATTGCACCTGAAGAGTTAAAACAATTATTTCACCCTTTTGTACAAACTGCTACTGGCATTGAATCAGAAGGAGGAACAGGTTTAGGGTTATCTATTAGTAGCCAATTTGTGGAGTTAATGGGAGGAAAGATTGAAGCTAAAAGTAAAATTGGAGAAGGTTCTAGTTTTAGTTTTTACATTCAAGCAACTCTTAGCGATGCTTCTCTACTCAAATCGAAATCTGAAGTTAAAATCAAGCATCTTGCTCCTAATCAACCTGATTATCGAATTTTAGTAGTGGACGATCAAGAAGCTAATTGTAAATTACTTGAAAAATTACTACAAACAGTAGGTTTTCAAACTCGGATCGCTCAAAATGGTCAAGAAGCGATCGCAATTTGGCAAGCTTGGCAACCTCATCTGATCTGGATGGATATGCGAATGCCTGTCATGGATGGCTATACTGCTACTGAAAAAATTAAGCAGCAGCATGATTGTAATACTGTAATTATTGCTTTGACAGCATCGGCTTTTGAAGAACAAAGAGCTAAAATTTTAACGGCTGGTTGTGATGATTTTGTCCGCAAACCCTTCCAAGAAACAATTATCTTTGCAAAAATGGCGCAGCATTTAGGTGTGAAATACATCTATCAAGAAGAAACAAGATTGAATTCTACTTCTTTAGTGACTACTGAAGATTTAAGCTTTATGTCCGAGCAATGGGTTGAACAACTTAAACAAGCTGCGATCGCTGTAGATGCCGATAGTCTGACAGAATTGATTTCTCAAATCCCTGCTACTCATCAGTCTGTAGCTTTACAATTGACAGAATTAGTTGATAGTTATGACTTTGATGCCATTATTGATTTGAGCGATAAAACTTTACCAATCATTTCTATCATAAAATAG
- a CDS encoding small RNA NsiR4-regulated ssr1528 family protein: MADTKGADAVDNAIAQGIDLDGSPIPAKKLELYNQVMGLEAGRQRSGVSNTMRSRIVRIGAKHIAQEELNQMLIDADFAALKEKEIAFYYGGK, encoded by the coding sequence ATGGCAGATACTAAAGGTGCTGATGCAGTAGATAATGCGATCGCACAAGGCATAGATTTGGATGGTTCACCAATTCCTGCCAAGAAACTAGAATTATATAACCAAGTAATGGGGTTAGAAGCAGGAAGGCAAAGAAGTGGTGTAAGCAATACTATGCGTTCTCGTATTGTTCGTATTGGCGCAAAACACATTGCTCAAGAAGAACTCAATCAAATGTTAATTGATGCCGATTTTGCTGCTCTTAAAGAAAAAGAAATTGCTTTTTATTACGGTGGCAAATAA